One window from the genome of Rufibacter tibetensis encodes:
- a CDS encoding metallophosphoesterase: MLYIIALIVFLSVNTWFVWAYIREKKFRKKPFYSLSEIGWRTTPPPPVEERTHTIALVGDVGSNGSLEDDHLLQAVHHWVKEAGENSTILFLGDNVYPTGLPPTDSFRHAQAVQRLENQLSLFDEYTGKVIYLSGNHDWNKGRKDGYEFVLRQEKFITEKLQDEMAYLPRGGCLGPVTWEINGQLLIIVINTQWWVQTGHKPLAANPGEPYETSREFFSALQALLEENKHRFIVLAAHHPVYSNALHGGKFTVKQHLFPLTFINKRALIPLPIVGSIFRIYRKYIGAHEDMSFPPFRKFRRRLLRVLHQYQSIFYVAGHDHNLQYFKVKGNHYAVSGSGSKTNFVAKGGKASFAHESKGFMVLDQYKDGSVWLRVLEPAPTTGEAPLVMFQKSIYQGEPVSTLSPVVAPPEGSSAVQ; this comes from the coding sequence ATGCTTTATATCATTGCCCTCATAGTTTTTCTGTCCGTTAACACCTGGTTTGTCTGGGCTTACATTCGGGAAAAGAAATTCAGGAAGAAGCCTTTTTACTCATTATCTGAAATTGGCTGGCGAACCACTCCGCCCCCGCCCGTGGAGGAAAGGACCCATACCATTGCTTTAGTGGGTGACGTAGGCAGTAATGGTTCTCTGGAAGATGACCACCTGCTGCAAGCGGTCCACCACTGGGTAAAAGAGGCCGGCGAAAATAGTACCATTCTTTTCCTGGGCGATAATGTGTACCCCACAGGTCTTCCGCCTACAGATAGCTTCAGGCATGCGCAGGCAGTACAACGCCTGGAAAACCAACTTTCCCTTTTTGATGAATACACAGGAAAAGTCATCTACCTAAGCGGGAACCATGACTGGAACAAGGGCCGCAAAGATGGGTATGAATTTGTGTTACGGCAGGAAAAATTCATTACTGAAAAGCTGCAGGATGAAATGGCCTACCTGCCGCGGGGCGGATGCTTAGGCCCGGTGACCTGGGAGATAAACGGGCAATTATTGATAATTGTGATCAACACCCAGTGGTGGGTGCAAACTGGTCATAAACCTTTGGCCGCCAACCCGGGGGAACCATATGAAACCTCAAGGGAGTTCTTCTCTGCTTTGCAGGCCCTACTGGAGGAAAACAAACATCGGTTTATTGTGCTGGCTGCCCATCATCCGGTGTACAGTAATGCCTTACACGGAGGTAAGTTCACAGTGAAGCAACACCTCTTTCCGCTCACCTTTATCAATAAAAGAGCTTTGATACCACTTCCTATTGTAGGCTCCATTTTCAGAATTTATCGCAAATACATTGGGGCGCATGAAGATATGTCCTTCCCTCCCTTTAGAAAGTTCCGGCGCAGGCTCCTGAGGGTTCTGCACCAGTACCAATCTATTTTCTATGTGGCGGGTCATGACCATAACCTTCAATATTTTAAAGTGAAGGGAAACCATTATGCTGTGAGCGGTTCGGGAAGTAAAACCAATTTTGTAGCAAAAGGTGGCAAAGCTTCTTTTGCCCATGAAAGCAAGGGATTTATGGTGCTGGACCAATACAAAGATGGAAGCGTATGGTTGAGGGTCTTAGAACCAGCACCAACTACAGGAGAAGCACCACTGGTAATGTTTCAGAAAAGTATTTACCAGGGAGAGCCTGTTTCTACTCTGTCACCGGTGGTAGCACCACCCGAAGGCTCTTCGGCTGTACAGTAA
- a CDS encoding LON peptidase substrate-binding domain-containing protein, with protein sequence MSRFLPLFPLNIVVFPGEKLNLHIFEPRYRQLILECQANDTTFGIPVYLDKGVGDYGTEIKLLSVEKKYPGGEMDIKTKGLGIFKIKEFQRQVPGRLYSGGEIEDVPLINDEQPLQRSQILELLRQMYVALGIQSLMLNLPENFRSFDVAHHLGFSTEQEYALLQCFRESDRLEIILDHLTKIIPIVLETERLKERVKLNGHFKHLAPPTFRLL encoded by the coding sequence ATGAGTAGATTTTTGCCTCTCTTCCCGTTGAACATTGTGGTCTTTCCGGGGGAGAAACTCAACCTCCATATCTTTGAACCACGTTACCGCCAATTAATTCTGGAATGCCAGGCAAATGATACCACCTTCGGGATACCGGTGTACCTGGACAAGGGCGTGGGGGATTATGGGACAGAAATCAAACTCCTAAGTGTTGAGAAAAAGTACCCGGGCGGTGAAATGGACATCAAAACTAAGGGGTTGGGTATTTTCAAAATCAAAGAATTTCAACGCCAGGTGCCGGGCAGGTTATACTCTGGAGGCGAAATTGAGGACGTGCCGCTGATCAATGACGAACAGCCCTTGCAGCGAAGCCAAATTTTAGAGCTACTCCGGCAAATGTATGTGGCTTTGGGTATCCAATCGCTTATGCTTAATCTGCCAGAAAACTTCAGGTCCTTTGATGTGGCCCACCATCTGGGTTTCTCCACAGAGCAGGAATATGCCTTGCTGCAGTGCTTTCGGGAAAGTGACCGGCTGGAGATCATTCTGGATCATCTCACCAAAATAATACCCATTGTACTGGAAACAGAAAGGTTGAAGGAGCGGGTGAAGCTAAACGGGCATTTCAAACATTTAGCCCCCCCAACTTTTAGGCTCCTATAA
- a CDS encoding YybH family protein, protein MNLGNEIEQVMASQSQAWNKGDLEAFMEPYWKSDSLLFLGKSGPTYGWEKTLQNYRKNYPSPEAMGKLTFTLIKTEKLSKDAAFVVGKWHLGRSIGDLEGHFTLLFRKIDSKWKIVADHSS, encoded by the coding sequence GTGAACCTGGGAAACGAGATTGAGCAAGTAATGGCATCTCAAAGTCAAGCCTGGAACAAGGGAGACCTAGAAGCGTTTATGGAGCCTTACTGGAAGTCTGATTCTCTGCTCTTTTTAGGAAAGAGTGGCCCAACCTACGGCTGGGAGAAGACTCTTCAGAACTACCGTAAGAATTACCCCAGCCCTGAAGCCATGGGCAAACTCACTTTTACCTTGATTAAGACCGAAAAGCTGAGCAAAGACGCAGCCTTTGTGGTAGGCAAGTGGCACTTGGGCAGAAGCATTGGAGACTTAGAAGGTCACTTTACGCTTCTTTTCCGGAAAATAGACAGTAAATGGAAAATAGTCGCAGACCACTCCAGTTAA
- a CDS encoding diacylglycerol/lipid kinase family protein, with amino-acid sequence MTKILFVINPISGDIDKEELADDLLVFCRQNQFKADFYKTTGENDEAKLKDKINEYAPEIVCAVGGDGTVSLVAKTIFKTDVALAIIPQGSGNGLSKDLGIPQDFDEALQLLAEHHIMAIDTLDVNGMLSIHLCDVGFNALVVERFCNGDTRGPGAYAWIAMQEFMAYEPKHYTIISDEKVIFDAEAFMITITNAKAFGSNIAINPTGVINDGNFEICILEPFPKSSSLGILYRLYTDNIDNSVYTHRFSCSSATIINHSGEVFQIDGEPEEMGKEITFTVQPKSLRVVLPPVTE; translated from the coding sequence ATGACAAAGATATTATTCGTGATTAACCCCATATCTGGAGATATAGATAAAGAAGAATTAGCAGATGATCTTCTGGTCTTCTGTCGTCAAAATCAGTTTAAAGCCGATTTTTACAAAACTACTGGTGAAAACGATGAAGCTAAGCTGAAAGATAAAATCAATGAGTATGCTCCTGAAATAGTTTGCGCAGTAGGCGGTGACGGAACAGTGAGTTTGGTGGCCAAAACTATTTTCAAAACTGACGTGGCCCTGGCCATCATTCCGCAAGGTTCTGGTAACGGGCTTTCAAAGGATTTAGGAATACCTCAAGATTTTGATGAAGCGCTGCAGTTGTTAGCAGAGCACCACATCATGGCCATAGACACCTTAGATGTGAATGGTATGCTTTCCATTCACCTGTGCGACGTAGGCTTCAATGCTTTGGTGGTAGAACGCTTCTGCAATGGTGATACTCGCGGGCCAGGTGCGTACGCTTGGATTGCCATGCAGGAGTTCATGGCATATGAACCCAAACATTATACCATCATCTCAGATGAAAAAGTCATTTTTGATGCGGAGGCTTTCATGATCACAATCACCAATGCCAAAGCATTTGGGAGTAATATTGCTATCAACCCAACAGGAGTAATTAATGATGGAAACTTTGAAATTTGTATTTTAGAGCCTTTTCCAAAGTCCTCCAGTTTAGGCATCTTGTACCGTCTGTACACAGATAACATTGACAATTCTGTGTATACCCATAGGTTCAGTTGCAGTTCAGCCACCATCATCAACCATTCAGGGGAGGTCTTTCAGATAGACGGAGAGCCTGAAGAAATGGGTAAAGAAATAACATTTACTGTACAGCCGAAGAGCCTTCGGGTGGTGCTACCACCGGTGACAGAGTAG
- a CDS encoding App1 family protein produces the protein MMSDWKKSVGSFLESTDESFDLFMQRFRNRFGLYKPLQIVPYRSYGTVNRLYLKGRVLTNKGITSAADNDNLLKNLMNMYRRFESDEVSNAQLKIAFQEQEYTVITDIEGYFVINLEPKTPLVLDNIWHELEVELIHADISSFEPGIKTKAHVLVPPPDAEYGIISDIDDTIVLSSATDIIKMSQHTFMNNARTRLPFAGVSAFYRSLQLGRNGKRNNPFFYVSSSPWNMYDLLHDFLDINDIPAGPLLLRDFGLKQNKFFGADHMSHKFKEIQNILLTYPHLNFVLIGDSGQQDAPIYKEVIKQFPGRVICVYIRDVELEDRAKIVTTISEELKGTVEMLLVKDTAAAAKHAAETGLIFYEEIEKVEEQKQIDKSDEAGTPTQQAPAPISKDTRKIGATS, from the coding sequence TTTGGGCTTTACAAGCCACTTCAGATTGTTCCTTACCGGAGCTATGGTACTGTGAACCGCCTCTACCTGAAAGGCCGGGTATTAACCAACAAAGGTATCACTTCGGCGGCAGACAATGATAACCTGCTCAAAAACCTGATGAACATGTACCGCCGGTTTGAGAGTGATGAGGTAAGCAATGCACAATTGAAGATAGCTTTTCAGGAACAGGAATACACCGTCATCACTGATATAGAAGGCTATTTTGTCATCAATCTGGAGCCAAAGACTCCTTTGGTGCTGGACAACATCTGGCATGAACTTGAGGTAGAATTAATACACGCAGATATCTCCTCCTTTGAGCCAGGCATCAAAACAAAAGCCCACGTGCTGGTACCCCCGCCCGATGCGGAATACGGCATTATCTCAGACATTGATGACACCATTGTGTTGAGTTCTGCCACAGATATCATTAAGATGTCGCAGCACACGTTCATGAACAATGCCCGCACAAGGCTTCCTTTTGCGGGGGTCTCTGCCTTTTACCGTTCGCTGCAATTAGGTCGAAATGGGAAACGGAACAACCCGTTCTTCTACGTGAGCAGCAGTCCCTGGAACATGTATGACCTGCTCCATGATTTTCTGGACATCAATGATATTCCGGCCGGACCGCTCCTGCTCCGTGACTTTGGCTTAAAGCAGAATAAGTTTTTTGGAGCTGACCACATGAGCCACAAGTTCAAGGAAATTCAGAACATTCTGCTTACCTACCCTCATCTGAACTTCGTGCTCATTGGCGACAGTGGGCAGCAAGACGCGCCCATTTACAAAGAGGTCATCAAACAATTTCCGGGGCGGGTCATCTGTGTCTACATCAGGGATGTGGAACTAGAAGACAGGGCCAAGATAGTCACCACCATTTCTGAAGAGTTGAAGGGAACGGTTGAAATGCTGTTGGTGAAAGACACAGCCGCTGCTGCCAAACATGCTGCAGAAACAGGGCTCATCTTCTATGAGGAAATTGAAAAAGTGGAAGAGCAGAAACAAATAGACAAGAGTGATGAAGCAGGAACCCCTACCCAACAGGCACCTGCTCCTATCAGCAAAGACACCCGAAAAATAGGCGCTACCTCCTGA
- the mtgA gene encoding monofunctional biosynthetic peptidoglycan transglycosylase gives MAKQQLSVPFNWADARWLFLKLCITLFLVTVLWVLAYRWIDPPVTLHMMLKRSEPSPKTQKITNIQHQFVDLEDMSVNLPLAVIAAEDQLFIIHNGFDFKAIKQAFQRNMSSKKTVGGSTISQQVAKNVFLWHGRSYLRKAVEMYFTFMIELLWGKERIMEVYLNIAEMGDHIFGVHAASKKYFRTDPKNVSKNQAALLAAVLPNPIRYSAAKPSGYTLRRRRNIARNMSRLGGSTYIKNWLQY, from the coding sequence ATGGCTAAACAGCAATTATCCGTTCCCTTTAACTGGGCAGATGCCCGGTGGCTTTTCCTGAAGCTTTGTATAACTCTTTTTCTTGTAACAGTGCTCTGGGTGCTTGCCTACCGCTGGATAGACCCTCCGGTAACACTGCACATGATGCTGAAACGCTCTGAGCCGTCTCCTAAAACACAGAAGATTACAAATATTCAGCACCAGTTTGTGGACCTGGAAGATATGTCGGTGAACCTTCCCTTAGCCGTTATTGCGGCGGAAGACCAGCTATTCATTATCCACAATGGATTTGACTTCAAAGCCATCAAACAAGCCTTCCAACGGAACATGTCCAGCAAGAAAACAGTTGGGGGCAGCACCATCAGTCAGCAGGTAGCTAAAAACGTATTTTTGTGGCACGGGCGCAGTTATCTCAGAAAAGCAGTTGAAATGTACTTCACCTTTATGATTGAGCTGCTATGGGGTAAAGAACGCATCATGGAGGTATACCTGAACATTGCAGAAATGGGCGACCATATCTTTGGGGTACATGCCGCCAGCAAGAAGTATTTCAGGACTGATCCTAAAAATGTAAGCAAAAACCAGGCAGCCTTATTGGCGGCGGTTCTGCCAAACCCAATCCGGTATTCTGCAGCAAAACCATCTGGGTATACCCTTCGCCGCCGGCGTAACATTGCAAGAAACATGAGCCGCTTGGGCGGAAGCACGTACATCAAAAATTGGCTTCAATACTGA
- a CDS encoding M48 family metalloprotease — translation MSADQEIGHVVARQSEKQIAKSQLTQGLSRAAAVATYDPHNPSSASAAAAATVGRLMNLKCGRDDELESDVLSASFVAAAGYDQRSSIRVMVVLSQGSSGRGPEFFQTLPNPKNRVARMDKPSQQPSLSVSLKGSAVVSFCTLFRKTAQI, via the coding sequence ATGAGTGCGGATCAGGAAATAGGGCATGTAGTAGCTCGGCAGTCTGAAAAGCAGATTGCCAAGAGCCAGCTTACCCAAGGTCTTTCAAGAGCAGCAGCAGTGGCTACGTATGACCCACATAACCCCTCCAGTGCCAGTGCCGCCGCCGCTGCCACAGTTGGTAGACTCATGAACCTGAAGTGCGGGCGTGATGATGAATTAGAATCAGATGTATTATCTGCTTCTTTTGTCGCTGCTGCCGGGTATGACCAAAGGTCTAGTATTAGGGTTATGGTAGTTCTTTCTCAGGGTAGTAGTGGGAGAGGCCCAGAGTTCTTCCAGACCCTTCCTAATCCAAAGAACAGGGTGGCACGCATGGACAAGCCATCACAACAACCTTCCCTATCGGTATCCCTGAAGGGTAGTGCAGTAGTTTCCTTTTGTACTCTTTTTCGTAAAACAGCTCAAATATAA